From one Methanothermobacter tenebrarum genomic stretch:
- a CDS encoding zinc-ribbon domain-containing protein, whose amino-acid sequence MVYCPKCGKKNEEDAEFCSGCGAPLQIQKQGDTCFNRPEERYKEECFGLPHGGLIVGVIFGTLLIIIGISAILKIDIGYIIGPSIMIIIGILIIVGAIYKILKKS is encoded by the coding sequence ATGGTCTATTGCCCAAAATGTGGTAAAAAAAATGAAGAGGACGCAGAATTTTGCTCAGGCTGCGGAGCACCCCTACAAATCCAAAAACAAGGGGACACATGCTTCAACCGACCAGAAGAACGCTATAAGGAAGAATGCTTCGGCCTGCCCCATGGTGGGTTAATAGTAGGCGTGATATTCGGAACGCTCTTGATAATCATTGGAATTTCAGCCATACTAAAGATAGATATCGGATACATCATAGGCCCCTCTATAATGATAATCATAGGAATACTTATCATAGTCGGCGCCATATACAAAATCCTCAAAAAAAGCTAA